A genomic window from Streptomyces brevispora includes:
- a CDS encoding YceI family protein, whose amino-acid sequence MALFNRKNNNAQTATTATTTATVDPALAALTGDYAIDPSHSSIGFTVRHAMVTNVRGSFGEHEGSLKLDGSNPAASAVSIDVKIASVDTGIADRDGHLVSGDFFDAEKFPLMTFRSTSAEQLGGDKYRVTGDLTIKDVTRPLSIDLEFNGSATDVYGNERVGFEGGTDILRSDWGLTWNAALETGGVMVSDKVKLNFDISAIKAAAPQA is encoded by the coding sequence ATGGCTCTGTTCAACCGCAAGAACAACAACGCCCAGACCGCCACCACCGCCACCACCACCGCCACCGTCGACCCGGCACTGGCCGCCCTCACCGGCGACTACGCGATCGACCCGTCCCACAGCAGCATCGGCTTCACCGTGCGCCACGCGATGGTCACCAATGTGCGCGGCTCCTTCGGTGAGCACGAGGGCAGCCTGAAGCTGGACGGCAGCAACCCGGCCGCCTCCGCCGTCTCGATCGACGTCAAGATCGCCAGCGTGGACACCGGCATCGCGGACCGTGACGGCCACCTGGTCAGCGGCGACTTCTTCGACGCCGAGAAGTTCCCCCTCATGACGTTCCGCTCGACCTCCGCCGAGCAGCTCGGCGGCGACAAGTACCGCGTCACCGGCGACCTCACCATCAAGGACGTCACCCGCCCGCTCTCCATCGACCTGGAGTTCAACGGCTCCGCGACCGACGTGTACGGCAACGAGCGCGTCGGCTTCGAGGGCGGCACGGACATCCTGCGCTCCGACTGGGGCCTGACCTGGAACGCCGCGCTGGAGACCGGCGGCGTGATGGTCAGCGACAAGGTGAAGCTGAACTTCGACATCTCCGCGATCAAGGCCGCCGCACCGCAGGCCTGA